Genomic segment of Leishmania major strain Friedlin complete genome, chromosome 20:
AAGAAGGGACATCAGGCGTATTGGCGCGCATGCGGACGTGCTGCTCAGCCCGTTACCACCGTGCAggcgttttcttttttctgttgCCCTCCGGTAGGTAAAGTAACATCGCATAACCGTGCGCACAGACAGTGACACGCTCCCAAGAGGGATAGGCGTGAAGAAGGAGAAAACGGTACGCGAGCTTCGAGGAGgacgggggtgggtgggtgaagGGGGTGAACGAgcatgcgtgcacgcatcgacacacacacacacacccacccacccacacacacacatacgtgGCTCTCTGCATGGCGAAACGACAGCGTACCGGTCGCAGGGAGGCCAGGCGACCGTGTCGACAAACACCGTATCCGTCCGCACGCagtatgtgtgcgtgagaaGTGTCGTGCGTGTCGACCTCTCACCCCCGAAACCGCAAACTGCTAAAGGTGCCGCGCCTCACGTTCCGTGCTGCGACGATATGACACTGCGACCACGTACTTCGCACGGCATCGTCGCTCTTTCTCACATCTCCacttttctcttctctccgcaCAACGGTATTGACCACCGCCCTCTCTTTGCTTTACCCATACGTTTTACGTGCGCATGCACCTGCATGATCGACAGCACGCCCTCATTGAAGACGCGCccccgcagccgcacacaaACGTGTTGAAGCACGCATACCGCGTCTTTCTTTCTCGCTAAAATcgcccccgcacacacagacacgcacacacgcgtgcatgcATGCTTACATCATTCGTCGTTTACGTTagacccccttccctccatCACTCTCTTCACGACTTCACTGCATTTCTTCTCTTTGGTGCGCACTTAGACCGCACACCTTTCATCTGACTGCCTCTGCCTGTTTCCGTTgtagacgcacacgcgtgccacactctcttcgcttctcattcgtcccctcccctctcttgtTCTGTTCtgtctttttgttttcactGCCGTGCTGCTACGTGggtctttgtgtgtgtgtgtgtgtgtgcgtggctaCGCGCGAGGCCATCGAATTAAGAGAGTCCAGCAAGGTAGccagcacacagacagacacatacacagacacacgagTAGTACAGTCAGCGTCAGGTAagcctccgcccctccccgcctcttTTTCCCAACCATCTTCGTCATCTTTTTACCTACCTCTTTCTACGACATTCTCAGTAGACAGGCGAGAAtctacacacgcacccacagagagagagaaagagagcgaagcAACCGTCAACACTACTATTGCGGTTtcgcaccaccagcaccgctgccctcccgccgctctcgctctcttttcttAGCTTCACCCTCTTCATCCTCTTTTACTTGTGTCTTCCATAGACTAGATACCCAacccctccttcctcacGAGCACCACCACATCTCCCtgtctttccctctctcgaCCTTCGCCTTCGCTTTCATCGTGCGAGCTTGTTTTCCTGTCCTTCGCCTTTTCCTTATTCTTACTTGTCGTCTTTACTCCTCGCTCCTCACTAGACTCTTCGCTTGTTGCCTCATCGCCGTTTCTGCCCCatccccacacacaccctggacacacacacacacacacacacgccagcagctcttcgtaccctcgccgccaccctcctccgcttTCTTTGCACCATTGCTGCTGTGGCACCTGCTTGCGGCTCACGTATCTCCCTCgtctcccttcctcgccaATCGCGGGCATGCCGTCTTCTGCTGGACTTCGCGACCTAGGCCGCAATCAGACTacggcgcagcgcgccatGGTGGCTCGAAAgggcgctgcaccgccgctgcaccgcaacGCTGGCCggtctgctgccgctgcgacgtttgtgcggccgccgcgcgccttGCCGGCTGCTGTGCCCGCGCCCgcgagctgcggcactgcggGGCCGCTGGAGCAGGCctcccctgctgctgctgccgtgccgtgcgcgcgtggtgctGGACTGCCGACGGAGAgcgcggtgccggtgccgtcgctggactgcgaggcggagcgcggcTGCTCTGACGTGGCGCCTGCGACGGTGGCCACCACgatggcgccggcggtgcacgtggcggcgccggtgtgcgGGCCGCGCAGGCTTTCGGCGAtgcctgctgccgcgctggtggaggcgttCAGGGCGACGTGCGAGGGGCACGTGGCGGACGTTGCGTGCACGCCGCAGGGCAAggcactgctgcaggcggcgctgcggacgCAGCGGTCGGAGGTGCTGGACTCTGTGGTGACGGAGCTGTGCCCACGGCTGCGCGACGTGGCGGTGGACGTGCACGGGTGCCACGTGCTGCGgacgctggtggaggcgtgCACCGCGGAGCAGACGGATGCGCTGATTGGCGCGATGCACGCGTCGGTTGTGCTGAACATGTGCACTGCGTCGCAGTACACGCGGCGCACACTGCAGTCGCTGTTCGAGCGGCGCGAGGTGGACCTGTCTGCGCTTGTGCACGTGCTTGCGGACAACGCGGGGTACCttgcggcgacgcagcagggGTGCATCTCGCTGATGCGCGTGTTCGAActgtgcgacgcggcgcagaaggcggagctggtgcgtgagctgctgccgaagTTGGCTGCGCTGTCGATGGATGCGTTTGCGAACTACATGGTGCAGTGCGCGATCGAGCACAGCGATCGCGCGACGGCCGCGCAGTACGTGGTGGCCCACTTCACCGGCAACATATTGCAGATGAGCTGCAACAAGCACTCCAGCAACGTGCTGGAGGTTGTCCTGCGGTGCTGTGGCGAGGTcccggcggtgcggcgcctTTTTCTGGACGAGCTGGTTTTCAACCCGGCCGCCCtgaaggaggtggtgggcGACCTGTACGGGAACTTTgtggtgcaggcgctgaTCGGCGTTGTGACGAACCCGATGGAGTTCAAGCGTGTGGAGGACCGCCTGCGCCCCGCACTGGTGGGGTGCCAGTTCGCGGCGAAGATCGAGGGGAAAATCAAGGCGAAGCGTCCAGTCCCGCCCCACGCGGGCGGTGCGGTGCACCATCATTCCTACCCGCAgtcgcgccagcagcggcctctTTCGGTGCCGTGCACCATGCCTGACCATGTTGGCCCCTGCGCGCCTAGCGTCAGAGCCACTATTGCGCTTCCACAGGCGCCGGTGATGTCTCTCGGTGAAGCGCGCGTTCCGACTCAAGGTTACTGTCACCGCCCCTATGACTGCAATCCGCTATGCTGCGCACCGCTCGcagctgagcagcagcaaccgcagAACGTGGTGCAAGCGCCATCTGGGCATGTTTACCCTGTTGATCACTTCCAGTTTCCAATTCTCAAAGAGCGTACAGCTgctcgcgccgccggcgccgtcccCGTAACGGACGGGGAGGACAGCGGACCCGTGTACGGTCCCTCGCCGGCGGCACGCCGTcaccttcagcagcagcagcaacaggcGTTTCGTCCGCCATTCAACATCATGTGCTGAGTTTTGGCTGAGGAGACGTCCGCCAAGAGCTGCGCGCAGAGGGTAGTGGCGAAGGTGGTCGGAGTGCCGGGGCAGCCGGTCGTTACCATCGCGGTAAGGCTTCGCTTCACCGACGATAGTGTTACCACTGCTTCCATGCCCCACCATCCCACGCCGATCCCGTCCCCTTGTGGGCGCGCATGCTGTGGTGTTTGCTTGTGTTGTCATGCGCTCTCCTCTGCTGGTGTGTACGGGCGTTGCGAGAGGAGGGTAGAGCGTGAGCGGCGGtcgggggagggtggggagggggcggtggcaCGCGAGATGGTCCGAGCCACCCTTGTGCCTCCGTCCGCGCCCTCACCGCTCTCCTCTATCCAGAGAGCGCCGTCGCATCATGACTAGATGGTCGTTCTCTTGCTTTCACCTGCTGAGTTGTGTGTGGTTTGCTACCTTTCGTTGTGACGCATGTCGTtggtgcgcgcgtgatggaggCTCACCTCGGTTGTGTACGCGGAGACTGCACAGGGTGTCTAAAAGGACTCGAAAAAAGTAAGGGAGGGAGTAACAAAGGCGAAGGCGCAGAGAATGCAAGCTCAGGAAGAGGCACCGTACCACCCGCAGCGGGTGCACACACGGCCAGGCACACCAGTCgaccaacacacacgcacaacctGTACGGCTCCCTCATTGGACGTAAAAGGGGAGCAGGGGTCGCGCGCGGGCGTCTGTGTATCTTTCTGTCGTTGCGTACGCAGGAAGACATCCCCCGTGgccgcctccctcacccacgcctcctccgtgaCCGTCTCTTCGCATGTTCCGCCCCTCTCACGCGCGCATGCATCCTTTCGCttatgttttttttttttttctccccTCTCGTATTTTGTGTGTGACACGCCTCCTCGactatgtgtgtgtgtggccggTGTGTGCTGGTTGGTtagaggggaggggacacTTTTAGATCctttcttgttgttgttccgtgccccaccctcccccatTCTCTGTAGGGGGAGCTCTTcactctccctctgcctgcccctgtctgcgcgtgtgtgtgtgcgtgtgtgtgtctgcgcgctcgttttctttttcttttgtctTGTGCTTTAAACGGTGAATGTGAACGAAGCAACGCAGGCGTTGGAATCGCAAAGTAGAGAAGCAGAGCCGAgaaggcccccccccctcccctccaacccatccacacacacccaaGGAAAGAGGAGACAGCATGTCAGCAGGCGGTCAAGAAGAGAcgccgggggtgggtggggcgcTGTGCCCCAGTCCGCACCGCACCCGCTCGAAGTGTTCGCCGCACAGGAACAAGTGAGGAGGGCAATGGCGAGCGGCGGGCAGAGAGGCAGGAAAGGTGGCGTAAgtggcacacacgcacattgGTGTGTTCCCTCCTCCTGTCCTTGTTCGGTTCTCCAACCCGGATGAGTGACAGCAAGGAGAACGGAGAGAAGGGGGTTGGGGTCGGATGCGGaagccggcagcagctcccccctgtcttcctccctcttcccttctctgccATGCTTCAAGGCGTACCCTCTTCCGCGCTGCGTTAGCATCAGACAGGCACAACGTGTAACaagcgtctgcgtgtgtgtgtgtgtgtgtgtgtgtgtgcctgtgcagaggagagggaggcggccgTCTTGAGTCTTCCAATGTTCTATCCAACTCCTTgattctctctctttctcctcgtTCTCCACCCAAATGATGCTCAGCAGCCAGTGCCGCTGGAATAGAAGGATCGGGGAAAGTGATCCcggagagggggcgagggcgagcagcggACCCGCCCCGGGAGCGCATTCACTTGTTCTCTGTTTGGTGCCCACCTCCTCTGCACCCGCGCATCTGTGGACTCTTCACCTCACGCACGCCCTGGCTCAGAGACGCGCATGGGCGCCTCCATGTTCGCAGGCGACGACACCGGTGCAGGTTGCCGAGGCAACGCCCTCGCCCGTCACTGGTTCAACGCACAGGCCCCTGTGCTATGCACTTCGTCGTGCCGCATGCCCATCAGCACACCGTCACTGTGATCTTCCTCATACACCCACATGGATGCACAAGCCAAGCAACACcttgcctccccctcccccgcggATGCCCCCGGGAGGCCGCTCTTTTCACTTGCTGTGCGGGGGAGACGGGGAGTTTGGcaaagctgctgctggctctCTTGAGGAAGGGGAGGACGGACACGGCACCGATCATCCCGCACCTGCTTGCTTCGGTCCGTGGTTTTCCCCGTCACTCGTTGCACCACGCACCCCGCCTCTCGCCCATTTCTTCTGTGCGCAtcccctcgccccctccgGTGTTCTTCCTCACTCTCCCGCGACGAGACCCCGGTGAAAGAGCGGCAGCaagtggaggcggaggcgcggcCTCcatgcgcacgtgtgcgaaTAGGGTACGCGACCGATGGGTGATCAGCGTTTCACTCATTTTTTTCGCGTATGCTTGCATGCAGGGTCCTCGTATCTGTGCCGCCTTCCGCTGTGGACAAGGTTCGGAGggtctctttctctccctgtTCCCACCCTGACGCTGCGCAGATGTGCGGTAGCTACTGGGAGAGAAGGATGAGgtggaaagggagggggtgacAGGACTGTTCGCCTTGGCGACTTGGAAAGAGGGGTGTGGGGGACAGGTGACCAGCCACACAAGACCAAAGAGGAACAGGCAGGGGTTCAGTGGGGCGGCCAGCGTATCCCACGGCGCGCGGTCAACGTGTTCTGTGGTGCACCCTGCTGGAAGGATTTCTTGAGTTGAAGTGCAGGAAGCACCCCAGCAAGGTGCTGGAGGCCGTTCTGAGCTGCAGTGACGGCGTGCCACCGGTACGCCGTTTTCCGTGCTTGAACGAGCTGCTTTTTCACCTCAgccgcccctctctcctcgaGAGAGTTTCCTGCTTTCTCCACTTCCCCTCAGCGTCAGCCtagtgtgtctgtgtgtgtgcgtgctcggaagcg
This window contains:
- the PUF9A gene encoding putative RNA-binding regulatory protein; the protein is MAPAVHVAAPVCGPRRLSAMPAAALVEAFRATCEGHVADVACTPQGKALLQAALRTQRSEVLDSVVTELCPRLRDVAVDVHGCHVLRTLVEACTAEQTDALIGAMHASVVLNMCTASQYTRRTLQSLFERREVDLSALVHVLADNAGYLAATQQGCISLMRVFELCDAAQKAELVRELLPKLAALSMDAFANYMVQCAIEHSDRATAAQYVVAHFTGNILQMSCNKHSSNVLEVVLRCCGEVPAVRRLFLDELVFNPAALKEVVGDLYGNFVVQALIGVVTNPMEFKRVEDRLRPALVGCQFAAKIEGKIKAKRPVPPHAGGAVHHHSYPQSRQQRPLSVPCTMPDHVGPCAPSVRATIALPQAPVMSLGEARVPTQGYCHRPYDCNPLCCAPLAAEQQQPQNVVQAPSGHVYPVDHFQFPILKERTAARAAGAVPVTDGEDSGPVYGPSPAARRHLQQQQQQAFRPPFNIMC